The sequence AATTGCTTTGGTGCACACCACCGGTTGCCGCCCGGGAATACCCTGATCCGGCGTGCGTGGCCGGGCGCAGGGTTTCCACGGATCACGCATTGCCGCCATGAAATACCATCAGCTGAAAGCGTTCGTCACCGTCGCGGAAGAAGGGAGCATTCGCGCGGCCGCACGGCGCCTGAACGTGTCGCCGGCGGCGCTGACGAAGGCGGTCAAGGAGCTGGAGATCGCGCTCGGCGTGTCGCTCGTCGTACGCACCGCGCGCGGCGTGCAGCTCACCGCGTTCGGCCAGCAGTTGCAGGTGCGCGCACGGCTGATCGTCGCCGAAATGCAGCGCGCCCGCGACGACATCGAGCAGGCGCAGGGCGCGATGACGGGCTCCGTCGCGGCGGCGATTACGCCGGCCGCCGCGGTGACGATCCTGCCCGATGCGTTTCGCGCGTTCCGGCGCCGCTTTCCGGTGGCGCGCGTCAATCTGATCGAAGGATTTCCGGGCGTCGCGCTGCCGCGTCTGCACGACGGCTCGCTCGATTTCGCGGTGGTCGTCGTCGTGCCCGAATTGCTGGCGGCCGAGTTCGATCATGCGGAACTCTATGCGAGCCGCTCGCTGATCGTCGCGCGCAAGGGGCATCCGCTCGCGTCGGCTACGTCGCTTGCGGATCTCGTCGAAGCCGACTGGCTGATGAACCCGTCACCGGAAAGCTCGACGCAGGTGCTGTTCAATTCATTCGTCGCGTACGGGCTGCCGGTGCCGGCGCGCGTTGTCGAATGTCCGAGCTTCGGGCTCGCGCACAGCCTGATGACGGGCTGCGACCTGGTCGCGTCGATGCCCGAGCAACTGCTCCAGGGCGAGTGGGCGCGCGATCAGCTGGCGGTGCTGCCGATCCGCGAGCGGCTGCCGGGCGTGTCGGTGCAGGTCATCACACGTCGCGACAGCCCGTTGACGCCGGCCGCGGCGATGCTGCTCGATTGCCTGCGCGATTCCGCGCGACGCAAGGGGCTGCGGTGAGCCGGTGCCGCCCTGCAATAGTCACGTAGTCATCCTGAAGATTGCAGGCTCGACATCCGGGCTGCGGCATGCAGTTCCGGCGCACGTCGCGCGAGCCGGTATCATAGCGGCCGGCCCGCCGCTCCGGCCGGCTTCCAACAACATCGCCATCCGGCATCCAGCAAGCAGAGGCATCACATGACCAGTGCAACCCAATTCGACAACGTATCGGTCGTCAAGCGCGCGAACGTCTATTTCGACGGCAAGTGCGTGTCGCATACCGTGCTCTTCCCGGACGGCACGCGCAAGACGCTCGGCGTGATTCTGCCGTGCGCGCTCAACTTCGGCACGGACGCGCCCGAATTGATGGAAGTGCAAGCCGGCAAGTGCCGCGTGAAGCTCGACGGCAGCAGCGAATGGCAGGCCTACGGCGCTGGCGAATCGTTCTCGGTGCCGGGCAAGAGCCGCTTCGACATCGAAGTGCTCGAGACGCTCGATTACGTCTGTAGCTACCTGTAAGACCCGCTCGCGCAACAAAAGAAAAGCCCCGCCGAAGCGGGGCTTATAGCAAGCGGATGGCGCAAGGCCATCCGGAGCGCCTGTTCTCGTTACAGGCAGGCGTTGATGTCGCCGGCGGAAGCGGCGTTGCCGCCGCGGAAACCGACCCAGGTCTTCGCGTTCGCGGTGTTGGCCGGGCGCACTACGGCGGCGGCCCCATTCGGCGGCTGCTGGCCCGGCGCATAAACGGCCATTGCGAGGCCGTTCGCCATTTCATACTGTGACGTCACCTGTTGCTGCGACTTGTCGGCCCAGGTCTTGGCGATGCACTGCGCCACTTGGTCGGCCGGTTTCTGGCTTTGTCCCACGTTTTGCACGGCAGGATCGGCTGCATGAGCAGAAAATGCCACGGTCAATGCGATGAGCGGTAAGTATTTCGCGTTCACGTTATCTCCCTCGAGTCGTGATTGATTGAGTGGGATGCGCAGCAGTACTGCGTACAAGTGAGATCGCATCGGACAAGCACGGTTCCGGCTATTCCGAAACAAGTTGTTAACGCGCTTGCCAAACGGCGGCTCCGGTGCTTTGCAGTTCTGCTGCGGCGCGGCATGCATCGTGTGCGGCCCGTCCGTGGACGGGTGACGCGGCAACGACGTCATGCGTTGCCCGGTCGGCGCGCTGCCCGGTCGTGTGGTGAGGTGACGGCCACGGCGAGCGGCATGTGTGTGCATGCCGCGCCGCGACTCTTTATCTGATGGCGAAGTGGAATGGCTGATTGGTGGCCCCGTCGCATGAGCACCATGATGACAAACTTTCGCCGGTCGAATTGTTAACCAACTTTAAACCCGGAGCGCCGAAATGCGATGCGGCGCGCGAGGGGCGCGCCGCATCGTGCAGCGAGGTGAGGGCGCCGTGCGCGGCCGGGGTGCCGCGCCGGCTGGTTGCGTCAGCCGACCTTGCGCGTGCCGGCGTCGCGCAGGTTGACCGGCACGACCGGGCGGAAGCGCTCGCGCTTCTGTTCGTCGTCGAAGTGCTGGAGCGCGGGCTTGATGAGGTCGCTGCGCGACACGATGCCCGTGATGCGCAGCGATTGCTCGTCGTCGACGACCGGCAGGCGTTCGAGGCCGAGCATCGCGAGTCGCGACGCGACGACGCGGCACGTTTCGTGCGCAAGCGCGACGGCCGGCGCGCGGTTGGCGAACGCGCCGGAGATGGGCGTGTCGGCCGCGGCTTGCGCGCGCTGCGCGTCGAGCGTCGCGCGATCGACGAGACCGAGCAGGCGGCCGTTCTGCACGACCGGGTACGCGCGGTGCGTCTGCTTCGCGCCGAAGTACTGCGAATCGACGGTATCGAGCGTCGATGCGCCGTCGATCGCGACGAGCCGATCGGCGGACGTCATCACTTCGCCGATGTCATGCCGCTCGAGCGGATCGACGCCGTATTCGCGATAGATGTGATAGCCGCGGCGCGCGATCTTTTCCGTCATGATCGAGCGCTTCATCACGATGGTCGCGAAGCCGTGCGCGACGAGCGTCGCCGCGAGCAGCGGCAGCAGCGCGTTGGCGTCGTGCGTGAGGCCGAACGCGAACACGATCGCGGTCAGCGGGGCGCCGAGCGTCGCGCCGAGCGTCGCGGCCATGCACACGAGCGGCCACAGCGCCGGATCGCCGCCCGGCAGCATCGGCGACAGCACGGTGCCGAGGCCGGCGCCGAGCATCAGCAGCGGGGCGAGCACACCGCCCGACGTGCCCGAGCCGAGCGCGATCACCCACATCACGGCCTTCACGATCAGCAGCGCGAGCGCGATCTTCAGCGCGATGTGCTGGTGCAGCAGGTCGCCGATCACGTCGTAGCCGACGCCGAGCGCGCGCGGTTCGAGCCAGCCGCCGATGCCGATCACGATCGCGCCGAGCGCGGGCCACCACATCCAGTGCACCGGCAGCTTCGCGAAGGTGTCCTCGACGCGGTACAGCGCAGCCGACAGCCCGCATGCGAGCATGCCCGACAGCAGGCCCGCGACGATGCACGACAGCAGCGCGACGGGGGTCGGCGCGGCCGTGGTCAGCGGAAACAGCGGATCGACGCCGAAGAACAGCGCGCGTGCAAAACCTGCCACCGCGCATGAGAGCGCGACCGGCAGGAAACTGCGCGGACGCCATTCGAACAGCAACAGTTCGACCGCGAGCAGCACGGCGGCGACCGGCGTGCCGAACACGGCCGTCATGCCGGCGGCCGCACCCGCGACGAGCAGCGTCTTGCGCTCGGCGGCGGTCACGTGCACGCATTGCGCGATCAGCGAGCCGAGCGCGCCGCCCGTCATGATGATCGGGCCTTCGGCGCCGAACGGGCCGCCGCTGCCGATCACGACGCCGGACGACAGCGGCTTGAGGATCGCGACCTTCGGCGACATGCGGCTCTTGCCGAACAGGATCGCCTCGATCGCTTCCGGAATGCCGTGGCCGCGGATCTTTTCCGAACCGAAGCGCGCCATCATCCCGACGATCAGCCCGCCGATCACCGGCACGGCGATCACCCACGCGCCGAGCGTGTTGTTCGCGGGAGAGTGGTCGGCGAACGAGAACTGCTGGAAGAAGAACAGGTTCGTGAACAGGTGGATCAGGCTCAACAGCACGAACGCGCCAAGCGTGCTGAGCAGGCCGATCCCGGCGGCAAGCAACGCGATCCTGGGCAGGCGTTCGTTGGTCGAGAAATCGCGTTTGTGTGGTGCGTTCATCTGAGTGGAAAAGACAAGGGTCAGTAATCGATCTGCGGAACCTGGAACGCGTCCTTGAGCGACTTCAGCTCGGCGCGATGCATGGCCGCGAGGCGTGCGAGCAGCGTCTCGCCGGCTTGCTCGAGGTGGACCTCGACCTGCCGGCGGTCCGCTTCGCTGGTCTTGCGCTTCACGAGCCCGAGCGCTTCGCAGCGCGTCACCAATGCGACGACGCCGTGATGCTGCGCCTGCAGGCGTTCCGCGATTTCGCCGATGGTCGCCCATTCGCGATGCGGATAACCCTTGATGTGCAGCAGCAGCAGGTATTGCAGCGGCGTCACGCCTTCGCTTTGCGCGGCGCGTTCGGAGAAGCGCTCGAAGCAGCGCATCTGGTAGCGGAACTCGGACAGTTGCTGGAAATCGCTTTTGGCCAGCGCGCGTCGGGTATCGTTCATCGAGGTCGGTCGGGCAGTCGGTTTCGGTAGCGGGAAATATATCACAATATGATATAAATGACCGGGTTTTCGCGGAATGAATGCATTCTTCGTTGCGTCGGCGTGACGTCGATGCGACGCCGGCGTTAAGCGGCCTCGAGCATCTGCGTCTGCTGGTAAAGGCCCGTGACGAGATCCGTCTGCGTAATGATCCCGACGAGCCGGCGCGATGCATCGACGACCGGAATGTGGTGGTGGCCCGAATGCGTGAATAGCGGCACGAGCGCCGTGATCGGCATCGTTTCCGGCACGAACGCGACGTCGCGCGTCATCACGGACGCGACGCTGGCCGGCTGGCCGCCGAACGATTGCGGCAGCCGTGCGGACAGGCGTTGCCACAGCGGGGTCGGGCGGCGCAACTGGCGCGTGAGGTCGGCGCGCGTGACGATGCCGGTCAGGCGGCCGTCGCCGTCGACGACGGGCAGCGCTTTCACGCGGTGGCGGTCGAGCAGCGTGAGCGCGGCCGTGACCGACGTCGACGGCGCGGCCTCGATCGCATTCTTCGTCATCAGGTCGGCGCACGTGAGCTGGCCGAACGTGCGCGTATAGGCCTGCATCTCGGTTTCGCGCAGCAGCGTTTCGAGATCGTCCGGATCGACGTCGAGCCATTCGCTGCGGCGCTTCAGCACCGCGTCGAGGTCGCTGCGCGTGAAGCCGCCGCGCGCCGGTGCGGCGCCGCCGGCGTGTGGTTTCGCTTCGGGGCGCACGCCGCCGTGCGGGTAGCGGTGCCCGGTCAGCGCGTGATACGCGAGCGCGGCCGACAGCAGGATCGCCGATTGCAGCGCGATCGGCTCCAGCACGAAACTGAACCCGAGCGCATGGATCGCCGGGCCGCCGACCACGGCCGTGAGCGCGACGGCGCCCGATGGCGGGTGCACGCAGCGCAGCACGAACATGCCGCCGATCGCACAGGCGATCGCGACCGCGGCGGCCGTAATCGGATCGGCGATCCATTGCGCGCACGCGACACCGACCGTCGCCGCGACGAGATTGCCGCCGATGATCGACCACGGCTGCGCGAGCGGACTCGCCGGCACCGCGAACAGCAGCACGGCCGACGCCCCCATCGGCGCGACGAGCAGCGGCACGAGGCCCGGCACGCCGGGCAGCAGCCGCATCGTGGCGCCGACCGTCGCGATGCCGACGAGCGCGCCCGTGCACGAACGCAGGCGCTCGCGCCAGCCAAGCGACATCGGATGGGGAATGAAGCTGTGCAGCCATTGCCGCAACGTGCGGCGCGACGAAGAGGAGCCTGACGACATGGACGGTAAGCGGTAAGGATGACGGCGCGGGCGCGCAGCGACAAAAGCGGAATTATATCGCGTTGTGATACAAATTGCCGCATCGCATCATGCCGTTGCACGCGCGCGACGCGCGAGCCTTGCAAAAACCTTTCGTCTGATGAGAACCCGGACGCCGGGCAATAGCGCAAATTTGTCTGCAGCGGCGTACAATTCCGGCCACTGAATCTCCCCGTTATGCCAGAACCACGTACGCGATGCCCGCTCTCCCGCCTTTCCCCCGGCACGGTGATCGATTCGACGTGGTTCGCGGCTGCGTTCCGTTCCCCCTGACGCGAGCGCTGCCGACGCCTCCCCACTGACTCTCCCCAAGCCAATTCAATGGACATGCTCGAAAACATGCGCCTGTTCGTGCGCGTTGTCGAAGCCGGCAGTTTTACTGCGGTCGCGAAGGAAATCGACGCGACCACCGCGCAGGTGTCGCGCGCGGTATCGAACCTCGAAGCGCACGTACAGACGCGCCTGCTGCATCGCACGACGCGCCATCTCGGCCTGACCGAAAGCGGTGAACGCTATTTCGAGCGCGCGAAATCGATCCTCGCGGAAATCGACTATGCGAACGCGGAGGCGCGCAACGCGCTGCTGCGGCCGAGCGGCAAGATGCGCATCCACGCGATGACGGGGCTCGGGCAGAGTCATGTCGTGTCGTCGATCGTCCGTTACCAGGAGGACAACCCCGATGTGTCGGTCGAGCTGACACTTGCGCAGCGGATGCCGAATCTGGTCGAGGAGGGCTACGACGTGTCGATCGTGACGGCGTCGCAGCTACCCGACTCGGGCTACGTCGCGCAGACCTGCGGCACGAGCTGCAGCGTGCTCGTCGCGTCGCGCGAATACCTGGCGCGACACGGCACGCCGCAGTCGCCCGACGCATTGCCGAACCATGTGTGCCTGCGCCTCGACACGCCCGCATCGCCGGCCAGCGAATGGCGGCTCGAGCGCAGCGACGGCGAGGAGGCCATCTACGCGCTGCAGCCGGCGCCGTTCCAGGTCAACGTGCCGGACGCGCTGTGCGTCGCGGTGCGCGCCGGGCGCGGGATCGCGTGCGTCGCGCTGTATACGGTGCTCGACGACATCCGCGAAGGAAGGCTGATCCGCGTGCTGCCCGAGTACCGTCTGCAGACGGTGAGCGTGTATGCCGTCTACGCGACGCGACGCTATCTCGACGCGAAGATCCGCACGTTCCTCGACCACCTGCGCACGACGCTTACGCCCGCGCTGGAGAACGACCTGCGCGAACTCGACCGGCTGACGACCGAGCAGACGCCGGGCGGCCGCAAGCGCGCTTGAGCGCACCTGCGGGCGGGCGCCGCGGCGATGTTCATGCGCCCGGCGTGATGCGAATCCGCTCGAAGCGGCCCGCGAGCCATGCGTACGCGACGATGCCGATCAACCCGTGTGCGGCGACGAACCACAAGGCGCCGGCGAACGAGCCCGTGCTGGCGACGAAATAGCCGATCACGAGCGGCGTGACGATCCCGGCGATGTTGCCGAGGCCGTTGAACACGCCGCCGCTCAGGCCGACCATCCCTTCCGGCGCCGTGTCGGCGAGCACGGCCCAGCCGACTGCCGCGAGCCCCTTGCCGAAGAACGCGATCGTCATCAGCGCGATCACGACCGCGTTCGACGATGCGCCGTTCGCGAGCACCAGCAGCGTCGCCATCGCCATCCCCACGACGAACGGCGTCTTGCGCGCCCTTGACGGATGCATGCCGCGCCGGATCAGCCAGTCCGACAGCACGCCGCCGAGCACGCCGCCCGTGAACCCGCAGATCGCCGGCAGTGCGGCGACCCAGCCGGCCTCCATGATCGTCATCCCGCGCCCCTTGATCAGGTAGATCGGAAACCACGTGATGAAGAAGTAGGTGAGCGCCGTGATGCAGTACTGGCCGATGTAGATCGCCCACAGGTTCCGGTGGCGGAACAGTTGCGATACGTCGTGCCACGACACGCGCGCCCGATGGCGCACGCGGTTCGCCTCGAGGTCGACGAGCGCGCCGTGTGCGCGCAGGTAGTCGCGCTCCGCGTCGCTCACGCGCGGATGGCCATGCGGCTCGCGATACCACGCGAACCACAGCGCCGCGAGCGCGATGCCGAGCATCCCCATCCACAGGAACACGTGCGCCCAGCCGAGCGCATGCGTGAGCCATGCCATCGCGGGCGTGAACAGCACGACCGCCATGTATTGCGCGGAATTGAACAAGGCCGACGCCGTACCGCGTTCGGCGGTCGGGAACCAGCACGCGACGATCCGCGAATTGGCCGGGAACGCCGGCGATTCGACGAGGCCGAGCATGAAGCGCATCGCGAACAGCGTGAGCGTCGCGGCCGCGCCCTGCACGGCGAGCCAGCCGACCGTACCCTGCAGCATCGTGAATACCGACCACAGCAGCAGGCTCAGGCCGTATACGCGCCGCGCGCCGAAGCGGTCGAGCAGCCAGCCGCCCGAGATCTGGCCGATCGCATAGGCCCATGCGAATGCCGAAAAGACGATGCCGAGCTGCACGGGCGTCAGCCCGAGGTCGTGCGCGACGCCGGTGCCGGCGATCGACATCGTCGCGCGGTCCGCATAGTTGATGACGGTGACCGCGAAAATCAGCGCGAGGACCGCATAGCGGACGCGGCCGATCGCGCGGGAGGCGGCGGGCGACGCGGCGAGGGCGGCGCCGCTGGATCGATTGGACATGCGTGTCTCCTGGGCTCCGTCGTGCGGAGCCATCTGGTGTTGTAACGGGGGCGGCGGCCGTGCGGCGGTCAACTCGTGATGCTGGTCGGCGGGCGCTGGCCCGCGAAGCACGCGGCAAGGTTGGCGAGCACGATCCGGCCCATTTCGTCGCGCGTTTCGCGCGTTGCGCTCGCACGGTGCGGCTGCACGACGACGCGGTCGAGCTCGAGCAGCGCGGCCGGCACGTGCGGCTCGTTCGCGAACACGTCG comes from Burkholderia pyrrocinia and encodes:
- a CDS encoding chloride channel protein — protein: MNAPHKRDFSTNERLPRIALLAAGIGLLSTLGAFVLLSLIHLFTNLFFFQQFSFADHSPANNTLGAWVIAVPVIGGLIVGMMARFGSEKIRGHGIPEAIEAILFGKSRMSPKVAILKPLSSGVVIGSGGPFGAEGPIIMTGGALGSLIAQCVHVTAAERKTLLVAGAAAGMTAVFGTPVAAVLLAVELLLFEWRPRSFLPVALSCAVAGFARALFFGVDPLFPLTTAAPTPVALLSCIVAGLLSGMLACGLSAALYRVEDTFAKLPVHWMWWPALGAIVIGIGGWLEPRALGVGYDVIGDLLHQHIALKIALALLIVKAVMWVIALGSGTSGGVLAPLLMLGAGLGTVLSPMLPGGDPALWPLVCMAATLGATLGAPLTAIVFAFGLTHDANALLPLLAATLVAHGFATIVMKRSIMTEKIARRGYHIYREYGVDPLERHDIGEVMTSADRLVAIDGASTLDTVDSQYFGAKQTHRAYPVVQNGRLLGLVDRATLDAQRAQAAADTPISGAFANRAPAVALAHETCRVVASRLAMLGLERLPVVDDEQSLRITGIVSRSDLIKPALQHFDDEQKRERFRPVVPVNLRDAGTRKVG
- a CDS encoding MFS transporter encodes the protein MSNRSSGAALAASPAASRAIGRVRYAVLALIFAVTVINYADRATMSIAGTGVAHDLGLTPVQLGIVFSAFAWAYAIGQISGGWLLDRFGARRVYGLSLLLWSVFTMLQGTVGWLAVQGAAATLTLFAMRFMLGLVESPAFPANSRIVACWFPTAERGTASALFNSAQYMAVVLFTPAMAWLTHALGWAHVFLWMGMLGIALAALWFAWYREPHGHPRVSDAERDYLRAHGALVDLEANRVRHRARVSWHDVSQLFRHRNLWAIYIGQYCITALTYFFITWFPIYLIKGRGMTIMEAGWVAALPAICGFTGGVLGGVLSDWLIRRGMHPSRARKTPFVVGMAMATLLVLANGASSNAVVIALMTIAFFGKGLAAVGWAVLADTAPEGMVGLSGGVFNGLGNIAGIVTPLVIGYFVASTGSFAGALWFVAAHGLIGIVAYAWLAGRFERIRITPGA
- a CDS encoding LysR substrate-binding domain-containing protein; protein product: MKYHQLKAFVTVAEEGSIRAAARRLNVSPAALTKAVKELEIALGVSLVVRTARGVQLTAFGQQLQVRARLIVAEMQRARDDIEQAQGAMTGSVAAAITPAAAVTILPDAFRAFRRRFPVARVNLIEGFPGVALPRLHDGSLDFAVVVVVPELLAAEFDHAELYASRSLIVARKGHPLASATSLADLVEADWLMNPSPESSTQVLFNSFVAYGLPVPARVVECPSFGLAHSLMTGCDLVASMPEQLLQGEWARDQLAVLPIRERLPGVSVQVITRRDSPLTPAAAMLLDCLRDSARRKGLR
- a CDS encoding LysR family transcriptional regulator — translated: MDMLENMRLFVRVVEAGSFTAVAKEIDATTAQVSRAVSNLEAHVQTRLLHRTTRHLGLTESGERYFERAKSILAEIDYANAEARNALLRPSGKMRIHAMTGLGQSHVVSSIVRYQEDNPDVSVELTLAQRMPNLVEEGYDVSIVTASQLPDSGYVAQTCGTSCSVLVASREYLARHGTPQSPDALPNHVCLRLDTPASPASEWRLERSDGEEAIYALQPAPFQVNVPDALCVAVRAGRGIACVALYTVLDDIREGRLIRVLPEYRLQTVSVYAVYATRRYLDAKIRTFLDHLRTTLTPALENDLRELDRLTTEQTPGGRKRA
- a CDS encoding MarR family winged helix-turn-helix transcriptional regulator, yielding MNDTRRALAKSDFQQLSEFRYQMRCFERFSERAAQSEGVTPLQYLLLLHIKGYPHREWATIGEIAERLQAQHHGVVALVTRCEALGLVKRKTSEADRRQVEVHLEQAGETLLARLAAMHRAELKSLKDAFQVPQIDY
- a CDS encoding HPP family protein; translation: MSSGSSSSRRTLRQWLHSFIPHPMSLGWRERLRSCTGALVGIATVGATMRLLPGVPGLVPLLVAPMGASAVLLFAVPASPLAQPWSIIGGNLVAATVGVACAQWIADPITAAAVAIACAIGGMFVLRCVHPPSGAVALTAVVGGPAIHALGFSFVLEPIALQSAILLSAALAYHALTGHRYPHGGVRPEAKPHAGGAAPARGGFTRSDLDAVLKRRSEWLDVDPDDLETLLRETEMQAYTRTFGQLTCADLMTKNAIEAAPSTSVTAALTLLDRHRVKALPVVDGDGRLTGIVTRADLTRQLRRPTPLWQRLSARLPQSFGGQPASVASVMTRDVAFVPETMPITALVPLFTHSGHHHIPVVDASRRLVGIITQTDLVTGLYQQTQMLEAA
- a CDS encoding pyrimidine/purine nucleoside phosphorylase, which encodes MTSATQFDNVSVVKRANVYFDGKCVSHTVLFPDGTRKTLGVILPCALNFGTDAPELMEVQAGKCRVKLDGSSEWQAYGAGESFSVPGKSRFDIEVLETLDYVCSYL